One region of Alosa alosa isolate M-15738 ecotype Scorff River chromosome 1, AALO_Geno_1.1, whole genome shotgun sequence genomic DNA includes:
- the LOC125306085 gene encoding E3 ubiquitin-protein ligase MSL2-like, whose product MNPVNATSLYLSACRSVLQCDAGDPETYVELYRVLPFFRDSLSCLVCGNLLQDPIAPNTCQHYVCKACKGKKMTIKPACSWCKDYDQFTENKQLGILVECYRKLCEYISESPLVEQIASTAGGSPEIMFMLEDVLGMKLEQESPGVLDIPSLMLPLSSAASEGLPPTSQLAEQAASSLDAEGAVKEEPLDHAIQDNHAKAATAGAVVEVSSSVLPVNMDVVTVQESPVPREPSSGTFSSFSDSKHSHEPVLFSVDEALESLESGCLDEDLHDGLQRDLLMSVGLASGLSEPRTSSQQDSRTLTSSHSQKPPSGISCSAATPRTARLHRKRSHSESDSEKVKPLPIASFIEEPPVASPAPLTVTHEPNDTVQPFAKIPSDRVLQVNKALLDTTKNIQQNLGQSVKNICTTKTTKTNRPKDKTKDRPLSGSVTSGNSTKVYKKAKEKKGCKCGRATQNPSVLTCRGQRCPCYSTRKACLDCICRGCQNSYMANGEKKLEAFAVPEKALEQTRLTLGINYTSIAVRNVGANAGVLSLSADSPITSFLVASSHDGSQHRKKI is encoded by the exons ATGAACCCAGTAAATGCCACCAGTCTTTACCTGTCTGCCTGTCGGTCAGTGCTGCAGTGTGACGCGGGGGACCCTGAGACATATGTTGAGCTTTACAGAGTTCTTCCTTTTTTTAGggattctctctcctgccttgtGTGTG GGAATTTGCTTCAGGATCCCATAGCGCCCAACACTTGCCAGCACTATGTCTGCAAAGCCTGCAAAGGTAAAAAGATGACAATAAAGCCGGCTTGCAGCTGGTGCAAAGACTATGACCAATTTACAGAGAACAAACAGCTGGGCATCCTGGTGGAGTGCTACAGAAAGCTCTGTGAGTACATCTCCGAGTCGCCCTTGGTGGAGCAGATCGCCAGCACCGCAGGCGGCTCACCGGAAATCATGTTCATGCTGGAGGACGTCCTGGGAATGAAACTGGAGCAGGAGAGCCCTGGTGTCCTGGACATTCCCAGCCTGATGCTGCCTCTGTCTTCAGCTGCGTCTGAGGGCCTCCCCCCCACCTCTCAGCTTGCTGAGCAGGCTGCATCCTCACTGGATGCCGAGGGGGCAGTGAAGGAGGAGCCGCTTGACCATGCTATTCAAGATAACCACGCCAAAGCAGCAACAGCAGGAGCTGTTGTGGAGGTTTCGAGTTCAGTATTGCCTGTGAACATGGACGTTGTCACTGTACAGGAATCCCCAGTTCCCAGAGAGCCCAGTTCGGGGACCTTCAGCAGTTTTAgtgactcaaaacacagccacGAGCCTGTTTTATTCAGTGTTGACGAGGCGCTGGAGAGCCTTGAGTCGGGCTGTCTAGATGAGGACCTTCACGACGGGCTGCAGCGGGACCTGCTGATGTCCGTCGGCCTGGCATCGGGTCTGAGCGAGCCTCGGACCTCATCACAACAGGACTCTCGGACGCTCACGTCCAGTCACTCCCAGAAACCACCGTCTGGAATCTCCTGCTCGGCTGCAACGCCAAGAACGGCCCGGCTTCACCGCAAACGCTCCCACTCGGAGAGCGACAGCGAGAAGGTCAAGCCACTGCCTATCGCCAGCTTTATTGAAGAACCCCCTGTTGCATCTCCAGCCCCTCTTACAGTAACACATGAACCAAATGACACTGTTCAGCCCTTTGCAAAAATCCCCAGCGATCGAGTGCTCCAAGTCAACAAGGCACTTCTGGACACCACTAAGAACATACAGCAAAATCTCGGGCAGAGCGTCAAGAACATCTGCACCACGAAGACCACCAAAACAAATAGGCCCAAGGACAAGACGAAGGACAGGCCTCTCTCTGGTAGTGTTACGTCAGGGAACTCAACCAAAGTTTACAAGAAGGCCAAGGAGAAGAAAGGCTGCAAGTGTGGCCGGGCCACACAAAATCCAAGTGTTCTTACCTGCCGTGGCCAACGCTGTCCCTGTTACTCCACTCGCAAAGCCTGCTTGGACTGCATATGCCGAGGCTGCCAGAACTCCTACATGGCTAATGGTGAGAAGAAGTTAGAAGCGTTTGCTGTGCCAGAGAAGGCACTCGAGCAGACTCGGTTGACGCTGGGCATCAACTACACGAGCATAGCTGTCAGGAACGTTGGAGCGAATGCAGGTGTGCTCAGTCTTTCAGCTGACTCGCCCATAACGTCTTTTCTTGTTGCCAGCTCCCATGATGGATCACAACATCGAAAGAAAATTTAA
- the LOC125306108 gene encoding tumor necrosis factor ligand superfamily member 10-like has product MESSHSLYLGLILLGAVLLQTVAVAISFLYFNYALSTVKQAFSRSSVSCLMGTSILYDKEERKYDPCWQILQQLQYRIEKTMAFEKATFNTEFNSDVRGEWISPSTVENYVYGHRPEIAAHLTARPTFLTKEDTDIESPPSNAKVLGQKIEAWEFQRGLAFQSNLVMSDGELIFPQAGLYYIYSQTYFRLSQQESEEEYGEVLQYIYQKMSSYPVPILLMKNARTTCWSRDQDYGLYSIYQAAVVPLSTGDRVFVTVSNISTLDMDERTSFFGAFLVT; this is encoded by the exons ATGGAAAGCTCTCACTCCTTGTATCTCGGACTAATCCTCCTTGGTGCAGTGCTTCTCCAGACAGTTGCTGTGGCCATTAGCTTTCTGTACTTCAACTATGCTCTCAGCACG gtAAAACAAGCTTTTTCAAGGAGCAGCGTTTCGTGTCTGATGGGAACAAGTATTCTATATgacaaagaagaaagaaagtatGACCCCTGCTGGCAAATACTGCAACAACTACAGTATCGAATTGAAAAG ACTATGGCTTTTGAAAAGGCAACGTTTAATACAGAATTCAACTCTGATGTGAGAG GTGAGTGGATTTCACCTTCAACGGTCGAGAATTATGTCTATGGCCATCGTCCTGAAATTGCAGCCCACCTAACAGCTAGGCCTACGTTTTTGACAAAAGAAGACACAGATATTGAAA GTCCACCCAGCAACGCGAAAGTCCTGGGCCAAAAAATTGAGGCCTGGGAGTTTCAAAGAGGCCTTGCTTTCCAGAGCAATCTGGTGATGAGCGATGGGGAGCTGATCTTCCCCCAAGCCGGTCTCTACTACATCTACTCCCAGACCTACTTCAGGCTCTCACAGCAGGAATCAGAGGAAGAGTATGGAGAGGTACTCCAGTACATCTACCAGAAGATGAGCTCTTATCCTGTGCCCATCCTTTTAATGAAGAATGCAAGGACCACTTGTTGGTCCAGGGACCAGGACTACGGCCTTTATTCCATCTATCAGGCCGCTGTCGTCCCACTGAGTACTGGTGACAGAGTGTTTGTGACAGTCAGCAACATCAGCACCTTAGACATGGACGAGAGGACAAGCTTTTTTGGGGCCTTCCTGGTTACTTGA
- the LOC125300026 gene encoding neutral cholesterol ester hydrolase 1-like, with translation MKLFCFATLLLSLALAYYVYTPMPETISEPWKLMILDAAIRSTMHVGAFLQTLGICHQVHVVRFVQQMQPMPSGDTKVQDLTFAGVQVRVYEGTGGEEGRLRRGMVFLHGGGWALASTKERSYDHLCRKMADELKAVIVSVEYRLAPEVHFPKQYDDCLEATKHFLTPEVLALYSVDPAHVGIAGDSAGGNLAAAVAQQISVDDTISVKLRVQALIYPVLQALDFNTPSYQQNHNIPILYRSSMVHFWLEYLDADRTLIHTMLINNHTAKDQKALSKHRAKFDWTALLSPEFQKNYKAVVPRKGSPKILKKVPALLDVRAAPLLAEEVVLQKTPQAYVLTCEHDVLRDDGLMYARRLEQAGVKVTSEHYADGFHGCLSFASDPIKFSVGERAVQNYISWLNDNL, from the exons ATGAAGCTGTTCTGTTTTGCTACATTGTTACTATCTCTTGCTCTTGCATATTATGTCTATACCCCAATGCCTGAAACCATTTCAGAACCATGGAAACTCATGATTTTGGATGCAGCTATTCGCTCCACGATGCACGTG GGGGCCTTTTTGCAGACATTAGGTATCTGCCATCAAGTTCACGTGGTACGCTTCGTGCAGCAAATGCAACCTATGCCCAGTGGAGATACTAAGGTCCAAGACCTCACCTTTGCTGGGGTGCAAGTGCGAGTGTACGAGGGGACAGGAGGGGAGGAAGGCAGGCTGAGGAGAGGAATGGTCTTCCTGCATGGTGGGGGCTGGGCTTTGGCATCTACCA AGGAGCGATCCTATGACCATCTCTGCAGGAAAATGGCAGACGAGCTGAAAGCAGTCATTGTATCTGTGGA ATACCGCCTGGCCCCTGAAGTCCACTTCCCAAAGCAGTATGACGACTGCCTGGAGGCCACCAAGCACTTCCTGACCCCTGAGGTGCTGGCCCTCTACTCCGTGGACCCTGCGCATGTGGGAATAGCAGGGGACAGCGCTGGGGGAAACCTGGCAGCCGCGGTGGCTCAGCAG ATCAGTGTGGATGACACCATTTCAGTGAAGCTCCGGGTGCAGGCCTTGATATATCCTGTGCTCCAAGCCCTGGATTTCAACACCCCTTCATACCAGCAGAATCATAACATACCCATTCTTTACCGGTCTTCTATGGTCCATTTCTGGCTTGAATATCTAGACGCTGATCGCACCTTAATCCATACCATGCTTATTAACAACCACACCGCCAAAGACCAGAAGGCACTGTCCAAACATCGTGCCAAGTTCGACTGGACCGCCCTCCTCAGCCCAGAATTCCAGAAAAACTACAAGGCTGTCGTGCCACGCAAGGGGTCACCTAAGATCCTGAAGAAGGTTCCGGCACTGCTGGACGTGCGTGCTGCACCGCTGCTGGCAGAAGAAGTGGTTCTGCAGAAGACACCACAGGCCTATGTTCTGACCTGCGAGCACGACGTCCTGCGGGATGACGGGCTGATGTATGCCCGACGCCTTGAGCAGGCTGGGGTGAAAGTCACCAGCGAACACTACGCTGACGGCTTCCACGGCTGCCTATCTTTTGCCTCCGACCCTATCAAATTCTCAGTGGGAGAGCGGGCCGTGCAGAACTACATCTCTTGGCTCAATGACAATCTGTAG